A section of the Gasterosteus aculeatus chromosome 10, fGasAcu3.hap1.1, whole genome shotgun sequence genome encodes:
- the clic1 gene encoding chloride intracellular channel protein 1, with product MSDANQPKVELFVKAGSDGQSIGNCPFSQRLFMVLWLKGVTFDVTTVDMKRKPDILKDLAPGAQPPFLLYGNEVKTDTNKIEEFLEDNLSPPKYPRLAARNPESNTAGMDVFSKFSAYVKNSNPQLNENLEKGLLKALKKLDDYLGCPLPDEIDENSADELTSSSRPFLDGQALTLADCNLLPKLHIVKVVCLKYRSFSIPQSLTHLWRYLNAAYAREEFSSTCPIDDEVHIAYSLVAKALK from the exons ATGAGCGACGCGAATCAGCCCAAAGTTGAACTTTTTGTCAAG GCAGGGAGCGATGGTCAGAGCATCGGCAACTGTCCTTTCTCCCAGCGTCTCTTCATGGTGCTGTGGCTGAAAGGAGTCACCTTTGATGTTACCACAGTGGATATGAAAAG GAAGCCGGACATCTTGAAGGACCTGGCTCCAGGAGCCCAGCCTCCCTTCCTGCTGTACGGCAACGAAGTGAAAACGGACACCAACAAGATTGAGGAGTTCCTGGAGGATAATCTCAGCCCTCCAAA GTATCCCCGTCTGGCTGCTCGCAACCCGGAGTCCAACACAGCAGGCATGGATGTTTTCTCCAAATTCTCTGCCTATGTAAAGAACTCCAACCCTCAGCTCAACGAAA ATCTAGAGAAAGGTCTGCTGAAGGCTCTGAAGAAGCTGGATGACTACCTCGGCTGCCCACTTCCTGACGAGATCGACGAGAATAGCGCTGATGAGCTCACTTCCTCGTCCCGCCCCTTCCTGGACGGCCAAGCGCTTACTCTGGCCGACTGCAACTTGCTGCCTAAGCTGCACATCGTGAAG GTGGTGTGTTTAAAATACCGAAGCTTCAGCATTCCTCAGTCTCTGACACACCTCTGGAGGTACCTGAACGCAGCGTACGCCAGGGAGGAattttcctccacctgccccATTGACGACGAGGTCCACATCGCCTACTCCTTGGTAGCTAAAGCTCTCAAGTAG
- the LOC120826262 gene encoding uncharacterized protein LOC120826262, with product MSGVPLVIALLCCLPLAACLSCFTCLFPAISPLDCLKFPLECPAGQRCLSSTAMGKQGPLQVTMYEKSCAVPSQCGVSGQKFASGLYFNYTNICCDTDLCNGAESFAALSWRGGAALCLLPALSLLLA from the exons GCACTCCTGTGTTGTCTTCCTTTGGCAg CCTGTTTGAGCTGCTTCACCTGTTTATTCCCGGCCATCTCTCCTCTGGACTGCTTGAAGTTTCCACTGGAGTGTCCAGCTGGACAGCGCTGCCTATCCAGCACCGCTATGGGAAAACAGG GCCCTCTGCAAGTGACAATGTACGAGAAGAGCTGCGCGGTCCCGTCCCAGTGTGGTGTGAGCGGACAGAAATTCGCCTCAGGCCTCTACTTCAACTACACCAACATCTGCTGTGATACGGACCTCTGCAATGGGGCCGAGTCCTTTGCTGCCCTCAGCTGGAGGGGAGGAGCAGCTCTCTGCCTTCTGCCTGCACTCAGCCTCCTCCTGGCCTGA